The Paraphotobacterium marinum genome segment AAAATCAAGGTAATTATACACTAGCAACTTATACGCAATTTAAAACTTCCTCCAACCCAAAATTAAACTCCATTATGTTTGGGAAAGTACAAAACTCAAAAGTTGATTCGAATACTCATATTGGATCTGTAAAAGAGTTATCAATCAAAATAGAAAATAATGTTTCTAATTATGGTTGCAAAGATTTTAATTTATCAATACAAGAACAAAACTACAAAGAAGAACATAATCAAAATATATTTAAAATCACTTGTAGAGAATTTAAGGATGATAATACAAAGTTAACTCTTATCCCTTCAAATCAACCAAAAGTTAATCATTTATTATACTCCATTCAATTTGAACCTCGATCTTCAGATGATTTCAATAAAAATTTTAACATTAACGTATCTCCAAAAAATGAAAACTTATCCATTCCAAATTTATTCATTCAAGATGCGATTCATACAAAGGAAGCTCCCGATGTAATTATTTTTGGTGATAGTTTGAGTGATGGCGGAGTCAGAGATAAACTAATTAACTATAACAATATTAATCCAGATTCCAAAAATAAAGTATATAGTCAGACAATTACCTCAAAATACACCACTTATGGCCATGCAGTCTGGCCTGAATATTTAGGTGAATTTTTAGGTATGCCTATTAAGGCTAATAACAAAAATATGCTCAGTCTAAACAGTAGTGCTGATGGGAAAGAAGAAATCATACATAATAACTCTAAGGGAAGCGAGGATACCAATTTATCATCGTATGTTTTAAATGGTACAAATTATGCTCAAGGCTCTGCCACCACAAGCTGTAAAAGTAATGGTTCTGATGATTATAAAAATTATCTTGCCAAACCGATCGGGCCCTCTCATTATGAACAACCTTTAAAAAACTCTCTCATTTGGGCACATGATTTTAAGTATATTAACTT includes the following:
- a CDS encoding SGNH/GDSL hydrolase family protein → MKNNIIKWSLSTCMLLQIPAYANNFNHPTADVEPISHNNIQLSLDSLTPQMHQALDQNQGNYTLATYTQFKTSSNPKLNSIMFGKVQNSKVDSNTHIGSVKELSIKIENNVSNYGCKDFNLSIQEQNYKEEHNQNIFKITCREFKDDNTKLTLIPSNQPKVNHLLYSIQFEPRSSDDFNKNFNINVSPKNENLSIPNLFIQDAIHTKEAPDVIIFGDSLSDGGVRDKLINYNNINPDSKNKVYSQTITSKYTTYGHAVWPEYLGEFLGMPIKANNKNMLSLNSSADGKEEIIHNNSKGSEDTNLSSYVLNGTNYAQGSATTSCKSNGSDDYKNYLAKPIGPSHYEQPLKNSLIWAHDFKYINFLDIQRYWKNDCQVFNNDNSSMPDDQIDDYFSTLQNNQNLDKKVFVLYGGSNDFLSTLATDTSRNAIKSIYLYHLPKLINNLKDSAEPGKVILEPLIEFVNLKAKMAAYDQIKNIESIRSHDSNNQILVIGIPPFNPNNVKKL